A stretch of DNA from Bos taurus isolate L1 Dominette 01449 registration number 42190680 breed Hereford chromosome 25, ARS-UCD2.0, whole genome shotgun sequence:
CAGGACGGGAGCTTAGGTGGTGGTCTCAATGAGGACAGTGTCAGTCACAGGAGGGGACAGAGTCTCCTGAGAGGAGACCCCTGAGGAAAAGGGAGGGACCCTCAAGAGCGAACCTGAGAGGCACAGGGCCATCACTGTCAGGAACATGCCCCGGGCCGGGCAGACCTCTACCAAGATCAGGAAGAAAGCTCCCACAGGAGTCAATCTGTAGAGAAGGACGTTTTCTAAAATCACTGAGGTCACTGAGCTCTTCTTCCCCAGCACCTGAAGTTCACCACTAAACACAGGCACTGAACCCAATGGTATTCCTTTAAAATCATCCTTGCAACTCCTTCAAGACAAGAGGCGCAGGGCTCCTGAAACTGATGACGGGCACACAGGCCGCTTACTTGTGGGCGTCCCTGAGGTCCTCATGGGTGGCTGTGCGCAGCGCCCCCGTGTGCAGGCGGCCCAGCCGAAGGGACAGCGGTAAGGCGGGGGTCGAGGTTTCACATTTGATGGTGGTCTTGTCATCTCCTACCTCTTCCCGTATAGCTGGCAGCTGAGGGAGTGAGGTAAGTGTCCAATTGGCTAACAATAGACTGTTTTGAAAATGGCAATCACATAGGCGTTACATTATAACCAGAAACTTATTTGAAAATCTATTAGCTATGCTTTCCCCCAAGTACAAAAAAACCCCCTTGTTCTAGCTTAATGCCATCTTAAAGGACTGTCTTGTTCAAGAGAAGCAGGGCTATGGGGCAGTGAGAGCATCCGATTGAGTGCAGAGACCCTGGATGGGAGCCTTCCTGCAGCTGGGCTCTGCCCTCTCTGGAATCCAGCGACCAGATGGCCCTGCCGGGCAGGACAGCAGAGCGACGCCAGCACCGTGGACCCTGCATGGCATGAACTGCCCTGATGAAAGGACTGTGCTCATTGCCAGATGCTGCTCagaagcaccacagctagagtacGAAACCTCTCAGCAAAGCCGTCCAGACCTTTCTGtttgaaggagaaaaagacaCAGCTTGTGCCACCACCCAAGATCATTTGTAATGATGATGCAGGTTACTGGAACCCATGACAAcaagagaaacacagaaaaggtacCTAACCCCTCCACGCGAACACCATGTGCCTGGATCGTATTTCTCGGTAACATACAGACTCGGGGCTACTCACTGAAGTACTTACACGCAGTTCGAGTGTCATTCGCTCACAGTGGTTTCCGTAAAGCACCCCCTGGTCTTCACTAAGAGATGATCTTGTATCACCCTAGTGGggtgggaggttcaaaagggaggagatatatgggtacctatggctgattcatgttgaggttggatagaaaagaaaattctgtaaagcaattatctttcaactaaaaaataaacaaatttaaaaaaaaagagagagatgatcTCTCCTGGACTCCCAGCGTTTCTGCTGGTCCTGGGTGTGAGGACAGGAAAGACAGTGGTGGCAACAGTGTGGGGAACAGATTAACCCCTCAGGGTCCAGACAGGTCTCACTGACACATCTGGGTGTGTGGTTAAGCCAGGGGAGGTTTTAGGAGACATGCATGGCatgtatttttataaacaatGAGTGTGTTGTTTTAACCAACTAACCTGTGCCTTTTTAGTGGGATTCTGTAAAGAATACTGATCCCGTGCAGTCCCACGGGAGCTTGGTGACAACAAAGTGACAGTGCAAAATACAGCTGAACTCGTTTAACAGCAGCTGGATAAACTGGGCACCCTCTCCTGAGCTCTAACAAGAACCCTCAGACAACAGAAGGCTACAAAGGCTAGAAATTATCCACATGGAACTGAACAGGGATCGATCTCAAATTCAAGTTAAAATAAGCatttataaaaatcagaaaacagcaACGAACAGAGCAGGGAAGTGACACACCTGGGTTGACTATGGACTCAGTGGAGACAAACACCTGCCTCAAAGTCAGGGACTGTGGCCAGCCCCTTCGCCTGGGCCTTCTCCTGAGGAAGGCCTCTGGGTCCACAGCCTGGCTGCCCTACCCAGGATGGGAGCCACACCACTGGTGCCCACATGGCCAGGATGGGCAGCACCGTGTCCACTTAACAGGAGGGCAAAGCAGGCCACAGAGCAGGCGAGTGGCACACCCAGGTCACCAACCCCAGGGGGACAGCGCTGGTCTGCTGTGCCCAGGAGAAGGGCTCCTGGGCACTGAGCTGCCTGAACTGGAGCACAGCCACCCCAGTCCTGCGGGAAGGCCCAGGAGTGCTCGGTCAGCGGGCTGGGAGCAGGAGAGGGACAAGGAAGGCCAGCCCTTGGGGCACTGGACTCCAACAACAGGGGCTCATCCAAGTGACCCGAGGGGAGAGGCAGCGAGCTCCCTCCTGATGCTCCCTCCATCAGGGATGCCGTGATGGACACgagagcctctggaggaaaggtGGCTGGACAGCACCACGTTTAAGTGTCCAGGCTCTGATCAGACCAGTCTGCACCACGCTGCTGGGTGTGAGAGCCTGGGCAGGGTGCCCGGCCTCGCTAAGCCTCAGTGTCTATGTCTGCTGAATGGGGATAGCAGCAATCTGGATCTCACCTGGGGCTGAGATGACAGACTCGGAAAGCACGTGCCCGGCACACAGAGTCTCCTGCACACTGCTACCCACCATCATTAAATTGGCTTCCCGCAAATCTAACATCTATGGCTCTGATTCAGTCATTTCTTACATGAAAACACTAAGCGGaaattccatggtggtccagaggttaagacttggcactttcactgccgggACACTGGtctgatccctgcttggggaactaagatcccataagctgtgcagcatggccaaaaacataagtaagaacattttaaaaataataaataatactatgTCTATTATAAACAAGCATGAGATGATCAGAAGGCAAACAAGTGGGAGAAAGGCACACTGTTACAACTGTCCCAACGAATGACCTATTTCCAACAGAACCATCAGCACATTTTAAGTGGTGGGTGAGTTTCATCACTTCCATTAAAACGTCAATTATTCACCAGGACATAATCACACAGTGTTCATTCACGTTAAACGATAAGGACTCTTTAATACTTCACAGAGAAACAAAGGCGTGCTACATTACTAAATAGTTTACCTTTCGACGCTGCTTCCTTAAATCACTAGGCTGATAGATGcatgcaaagaaatgaagagaaaccaGATTCATTGTGACTCTGAAGCTAAAATTCAAAATCCGTAGAGGCAAATACAGTAAAGCAAAAATGATGGCAAACATGTAAGTGACATGAAGATTTACAGAACATGTGACTGGAAGCAGAACATTTTTTTTGaccacagaagttaaataagctattCAAGATTTACTAGAGAAACACTATAAATTATTACTCAGGAAGATACCATTCTATTACAACATCATGATTTATTAAAGCACAGcattctgtacaacaaagggcCTTAACAGGTGTCTATTCTCAGCCAAATTTCTCTATAAGTTAGTTTCTCTTAATCAAAAACATGTTATACTTTAAATTAGTAATTTAACTGATGAGGAAGTTACCATAATATCTATTTTAACATTGAACAAATCTAACCAGCTCTTGGACATTAATGTAAAATCCTGACATAGAATTTGATTTAAAACTTctcaaataaattcattaaagcAAGTTCCCTGTGAAAATATGTAAGAATGAAAGCTAGCATAATAGCAGGTGCagtctttacattttattaaccATAGAAGATACTTTTTTAACGAGTCTAATAGAGACATTAACTGTGCAAAAGCTGATGAGATTTACAGTCTTAAATACAAGCACCAACACAGAAAGGAtattgtgtcagttcagttcagttcagtcgctcagtcgtgtccgactctttgtgacccatgaatcgcagcatgccaggcccccctgtccatcaccaactctcggagttcaaccaaactcatgtccatcgagtcggtgatgccatccagccatctcatcctctgtcgtccccttctcctcctgcccccaatccctcccagcatcagagtcttttccagtgagtcaactcttcacttgaggtggccaaagtactggagtttcagctttagcatcagtccttccaatgaacacccaggactgatctcctttagaatggactggttgcatctccctgcagtccaagggactcactctcaagagtcttctccaacaccacagctcaaaagcatcaattcttcagtgctcggctttcttcacatcccaactttcatatccaaacatgaccactggaaaaaccatagccttgactagatggacctttgttggcaaagtaatgtctctgctttttaatatcctatctaggttggtcattaactttccttccaaggagtaagcgtctttttaatttcatggctgcaatcaccatctgccgtgattttggagcccaaaaaaataaagcctgacactgtttccccatctatttcccataaagtgatgggaccagatgccatgatcttagttttctgaatggtgagctttaagccaactgtttcactctcctttttcactttcatcaagaggctttctagttcctctcactttctgccataagggtggtgtcatctgcatatctaaaagTCCATTAATTCTACACTTAAGAGGATCATTTCTTTATGTAAGCACAATCTCATTTATGAATTACACATGATATGTAGTTTAGGATCCATCTACATTATGCTTATACctgcgtgctgctgctgctaagtcccttcagtcctgtccaactctgtgtgaccccatggactgcagcctaccaggctcctccatccatgggattttccaggcaagagtactggagtgggttgccattgccttctcctgtaactGCATAGTGATACACCAATTCAAATTACTGCTATGGGGGAAAAACACCATTTAACGAGACAGGAAGACAAAGCACAAACCCGACTAAGGGGACTCACGCTGTGGACCACAGCACTGCTATGACCAGAGGAAGTGGGGgacgggggaggggagatggatggGTAAACTACAGCCTCGGGGGCTGGGGGGGGATCTGGATTGAGGACGACTAAGCAGACAACAGGATGAGACAGGAAATCAAAACCAATGATGAAAGCAGACACACTGTCAGAGAACTCCAACAGCAAGGAAAACATACAGAACTGTTCTTTTCATAAATATTCGGAAAGAAATCAAGCATGAAACCACAGAGAAATcgtcaaagaattttaaatatcaacTAATTAGCCAATGATGCAAATTATAAAAACAGTGTCAAAAGACCACAAAATGGACTAGTTACCACTTCACAGGCCTCTAAAATGATTCACGGTTAATTTAATTATAAGCTGACTAACAATGCAGCTAACATGAAATGGGTGGTAACAGAAAAAAGAGACAATACAAGTCCAGTTACAAAGCAGAATGTTGTACACGTGATTTCATGGGGTAAACAGCAATACACTCACAACACCTAAGCTAAACACGCAAGAAAGCTGGAACATGTGCTTTAGAGCCGCACACTCTGTCACCAAAAGCCCTAGGTCGTCATCCCAGTTTTAGACTTGGAAAAGTGAGGCAGCCCGACGTCTtccctggggccctggggccctgggcttTTAACCTGGTTTCACACGCAGAGCTGGACTGAGCGCGTGGCCAGGTCCATCAGCAAGCAGACCAGTGTAGATTCTTGGTTTTGTTCCCACCGCATGCCCTGCACCCTGTAGCCAGGCATCCCCAATGGAAAATGTGCTGCACGGCTTTCCCATGCCATGACAGCTGCCTATAGTTACTTTCACAAAGCTGTCTGCTCCCTGAGAACAGAAACTTCCCTGCAGCTGCTGTGCCCAGCACAGGCCAGGCCCAACGTTACAGAGGCAGGCTCTGGCTGAGTTCATGATGACGTGCTAAGTTGGTGGTCCAAATATCAAGACTAATTTGTCACTGTGCCATTGTGGAATGATTAAAGACTAGGCGGTTTAAAAACTTTTAGACCTCTGAGCGTAGCAAATGTACCTGATTTTCTTCTGGgtataaagagaaaaaacaaaaaacaaacaaaaaacagcgtGCTGGGGGAGGGATGCGGCAGGGAGGAGGCAGACACATACCAGAGTCATGATGCCCAGCTGGTCTCCCTCCTGTGCCAGGCTGTGCCGCCTCCTTCTGGGCTTGGGCAGGGGTAGGCAGGAGCTGGTATGCGAGGAGGTGGGAAGCAGGTTGAGGGAGCTCACTGATTTAAAACGACGGAGGCTGCCTAAgctccccctgccctccctgctCTCAGTCTCCTCGGCCCGCTGCTCCgtgttctccttctcttcttCGATCAACCTAAAATAGAATAAACCCCATCACCTGCCTTTGTCAGCAGAGGAACCTGTCTGGACAATAAATTTGGGCTGGCATTCTGTGTCATGATTAGCAAATTCCAGAAACAGTTGCTCAATGAACATCTCAGCCAAAAGGTTCTACGTTTCCTCTTTTGAATATTCTCAAACTTAGAATAACTTAGCGTTGAGTCTTACAAACTGGCCCTGATCATTCACGCTTGATTTCACTTATTTACTCTAACATTCTGAAGGGGCCCTGGTGGCCACTCTCTTTcctgtgaggagatacctcaaGTTGACAACCCTTACCTCCCCTGCTCTCAGGGCAGAGATGCACGTCAGTGCCTCAAGTCTTTTCCACTGGGAATCAGGAACTCTGTATAATCAAAACAGCAATTCACAAACAAGCTGCAGTTTCTAAACACAAGTCTCCAGACCAGATGAAGTGCTgagttgatcttttttttttttttaaggttgtatATATACAAACGCATCACTTGATGAAGTTCTCCACCAGCTTTGTGTGAGTTtctggattcatgtcaatgtgctGCATTAACCTAGAATTCACAGTTTCTGCTCTTCTCCCCTAATGTGTGGTGGATGATTTTATATAGCAGTttagtggtgttttttttttttagattttgacattttaatttcttttgaataCAAGTCACTTTTTGCAAGCTAGGAGGCAGATCAAGCTAAGCCAGTCCAGTCCTCTAGAGATCCAGGCCAATTCTTAAAATCTTCAGCAGAATGACATTAATACAAGGTGCCAACAACGGGATTATAAACTCTAAATAATAACCATTTGTCTACATTTTTTCCTTAGGAAGCAGCCAAAAGTCTAGTCCATAAAGCTATGATATAAGAACATTTTGATCTACACAGGACAGAATGATCCAAATTATTTGCTGGCCAACCTATCAGTAGGCCAGATCAGAGCTGGCCAAGGATTGGTGTACAGAGAAGagcatttacattttgaaaatttgCTTTGAGGTTTAAAAAATTCCTAGTTGTTGTTAATAAGAAAGCAAGTAAAAAATATTATAGATGCACCACACTGATATTTGATTGTGTCAAGGTCTTCCACTGGAACACAAAGTTAAAGAGTATGGGGACAAGacacttattttcaaaataaattacttaGTAATAAGAAATCTGACATATCGCATTCTTCCATTTCCATAAGAACATTCTGACCATGAGGACTATTTAAAAGAATGCTCAACTCTAAAAAGGGTGGTGGCAGAACACTTTCCACTACAGAATAACCTCCCACTTTCCCATACAATTAATTGCTACTCTCCCATGATGCATATTCATTTGGAAAAACTTTGTCAGGAGCTTTTTGCCAGggccagaaaatgaaaaataagagaatgCCCAAATGACAGTTACTTGTGAGCTTAGTTAACATCTTTCAGGATGGACCCATAAAATCTGGCCACTGTTTTGTTAAACATCTGCAAACTGCAGAACTCCTTAGCCCTTAGTCATAGTTTCTGCTCAATGTCTTAAAGCTGGGCTCAGTTCCATCTGTGACTCTTTTCttcagggctggggtgggtgcTAGTCATCAAAGTCTGGAATGTCATCATAGGAGTAACCCCGGTAGCCTTTGGATGTATAGTAGGCGATGCGCAGGTGGTAAAATCCTGGCAGGAACACCAGGATGCCAATGATCAGGACAGGAACGGCCCAGTCTGCCCCCACTTTGCTGATATAGCCTGCCAGCAGGGGGGAGCCTATGATAATGAGAAAGGCGCCAGTCAAAAACAGCACTGTAGGGAGCACAATGGCCTTATATGGGATCTTAGGAGGGCTTTTCTTAAACTGAAGGTCAGTGTAGCCATCATCCGTACTAGCGAGTCTGGAGTATTTCACTTTGCTACTGGGAATTCCAGTAGCCAGGTTGGTACGAGACGGCATCATAACATGCTGACACAGGTGAATTTAGATGGAAATATCTGCTTTCAGGAAAGCAGCCAGCCGTGCCCCGGGAGGGTGAATGCTCCACACGGAGGACTCCAGCCTTGACCGGCAGAGAACGCAGTCCAGGCCACGCCGCAAGCCTGAGGCGAGCGCCCATATAGCAGTTTAAATACACgattatgcaaataaaatgattttcaaagtaaaatacAAGATTCTTACAGGAAGTAAACTCTCCAGCTTCACTTCCACTTATACATCTTgaaagtttttcactgttgataACAAGTTGATGGACAGAATTTACCATTTACATCAAGTCAACTTGTCGCATAAGGAAAAATCACTTTTACCTGACAACttgctgtaaaataaaaatattaatatataaccgTACCATACTTCCTGCAGGGACTCAGAAGGACCATCTTTCTGAGCTCGTCTGTGCTCAAACACGGCCCACAAAGCTGTCTGTCTCGGCGTCAAATGGGCAGGTGATACGACCTGTGTTTGCTGGTTGTCCTGTTCACCCCCTGCCTTTCCCCCGGCCCCCGTGCTTGGCCGACAGGAACGGGCACCTCAGCCTGGGCTGACGTGATGAGAACAGTCTGAGCAGCAGCTCTGCCTGGTCCTGTGCAGGGTCACCAGCCTGAGGCCACTCTGAACGTGGACTTGGGACACGGGCATAGCTGTGCGGGTGTGGCACCAGGCAGGCCTCGGGGCCCCCAGCCACCCGGCCGCACCCAGACCCAAGGCCCCCCGCTCACCACGAGGTGGGCCTTTGGATTCTATCCCGTTTTGAAAATTGTTATAACTGCCAAGATGGTGTCTAAAGAAAACATCTTAAATATACTGATGAGATGAGAaaaactcaaacacatgtccttGGACCACTGTCTTACAACAAGCCAATCTTCACACTGCATtaagttaaaaaggaaaatgcagaTCTGAGTGGGAATTTGCCAACCCCAAAACCCCAGCTTTCACCAGGTGGCTTTTCACCAGAACGTGGGGGGCTCCGAGGGACACAGGAGGGTGCACGGGCCATAGGGGACACCGCCTCGGCACCTCACCCACCTTGGGGCTCAGAGCTGACAGGGAACACCCCACAACGCCCCCCCACAGAGTGCTGACACCACACCGTGGACAGAACGCCCTGGCTGACCGAGCTCTGTAATCAAGGGCAATCTCAAAACTGAAAATTCTTGAAGCAGACCTGAGGTCAGGTTTCTTACTATAGAACACTCAGATGTCCCTAGGAGAAGACAGCTCCTCAGAGAAACCGAGTTTCTGGGGAGCTGAGTTCACGATCACCCACCGGATCTCTTCCTTGATGGCGTCCAGCTGCTCCTGCAGCATCATAGTCAGAGTCTTGGCATCGGCCTGCCCGCTGGGCGACAGCTGAGTGGCCGAACTGAAAAGGTTGACCCTGTCGCCCTCGCCGTCAGACACACCCTCGTCACTCTCGAATGCCTGGGCCATGTGGGCCAGCACGCTGGCTTGCTGCACGCGCTCCCAGTCCTGCTCCTTCGGGGTCTGCACCTTGCACGAGAGGACCACGTCTCGTCAGCGACATTCAGGGCAGCTCAAGTCtatcaggaactgaacccaatTTTACATGGAAGCCCTGACTCTGGATAAATGGGCCATGCTCATGAGACACTGCCATCTCTTAAGCGAGCAGGACTGAAGAAATGGGCAGGGGGACAATCCAGTTCCTAGATGGCCTGGTGACACTCAGGTCTCAGCGTGGATGGCAGGCAATCCTGTAAGGTTATTCACAAGGGTGGGCTGATGGAGTCAGAGACAGAAACCgaaaattacaaaaatacatCCATGCCTCCATCAGCCAGGCtggaggaaaataagaaaaaagaaccctTCAGCTCGGCAGCCGCTCGGTCCCTATCAGCAGTCATCTCTGGTACAGTTCACCGAAGAGTGTGCCGTCCTCGCAGGCTCCCAGTCCTCCGTTTCCCAGGCTGGTCTGAACACCCACAGACAGGAGCGAGTAGGGGCAGCcaggagacagaagggccagcccccCTCCGTGGCTCTCCTCTCGGGGCACAGGCCCTTGGGCTGTTCTGGGGGATGGCCCCTCACACCACAAGGGCAGTACTGTCATCAGAGACACGCAGAAGAGTGCCTGCAGGGCCCCGTACTGCCCTCCGGCTCTCACACCTCACACCCTTCTCTCTGCAAATGTCCCCCCCTGCCACACTGTCACCCAGGTCCTGCCTTCTTTCCCAGACATGACCTCAAAGGAACTGAGGGGCAGCCTCGAGGTGCTGGTTTGCTGGCTCCCTGTCCCCTGTGGCCAGTGCCCTCACCTCCTGTCTTCGTCACGACCTTGCCCCAGGGCTGGGCTACCCGCTTTGCTGGCTCCAGGACCACCTGCCATCATTCCTCCTCTGCTCCAGCGAACCAGCTGCCTATGGGTTCACCCCCATCAGCCCGGTCAGCATGTCCTCTCCCTTCTCTCACCTTCCAATCGCACAAGGGGAACCAGCAGATTCCTCCTCTAGGGTTCCCTGCAGCACCCACTGCGGGTCTCTGAAAGCTCCCTGGGAGTGGCCTCTACGGTCCCCCTCCCCGCCCGGTCTCCAGCTCTCTGCCAGCAGGCGGTGGGTGTGCCCCACTCTGCAGGGCAGCTCCCTGGGGGTTCAAGGAACCTATGTTACCAAGCTCCCTCCCCTGCTTGCCCTCCCCCACATCCCCCCCCCAGCATGTCTCTCTCTGGGCTCCAGGCCCTGCCCTCCCTGGGGTTATTCCTCAGTCCCTTGAGCCCCTTCTCAACCTTGGAATGTGGGGTGCCCCACAGCTCTACCCTTGCACCCCATCTCTCTCCACCAGCACCCGCCTGGTGACTTTACTGTGCTTGTGGATTTAAATGCCATCTATATGCCCACGACCCCAAGTCCACCCTGAGCTGAAAGAGTCCTCTCCCGGATGCAGGCCGGAACACTCAGCTGTTCTCCTGACACGTCCCCGGGACACCCCATGGGCTCGTCCACCTCAACAGGGCTGAGGCCCAGCTCTTAGCTCCCTGCCCCAGCAGCCCTCCTCACCTCAGGAAACAGGCTCTGGCCTCGAGCTGCTGAGGCCTGAGCCCGGGCTCCTCCCTGATGTGGCCCGCTCTCTCCCTTGTCCCCGCTGGTTGACACGACCCTTTTTCTATCTCCGAGTGGctacttctcttcctgcctccggGTCTCTGGTTCAAGGTCACCCTCCTGGTGTCACCTCGCTGGCCACCCTGTTCACACAcgatcatcatcatcatcaagtTGCTCAGTAATCTGCTCTCCTCATTCACAAGCCAGGTGATTCCTCCCACCGCAGTCAGAAGACTACAGGTCATTAACCTTCTGCGACTCTTCAGAAACATCAGTGTCACAGTCTGTCAGGCCCCTCAAATGAATACACCCAAATATCAACTGGTCGCCCCCACACTTCCAAATCTCTGCCTGTGGTTTTGAGTGTTGTCAATACTGTGACTACCACTCCATGGTACCAAGTTTGACCCTAAGGAACGATGCTTGTCTCTTCCCTCTCGCTGGTCACGAAGCTACAGGCTCCTTGAGGTGCGACCATGAGCAACACCCAGTCATACTGTCCACACACCAGACAGGCCCTTGTCACACTCGACAGCGCTGAGGGGAGCTGCCCGGGGGAGCAGCCTACCCATAGTGGAAGGGAGCCCCTCGCACTCTCATCTGGTCCAGTTCAGCTCTCAGGGTTTCCAGGTTTAGAATCAGCTGGTCCTACGAAACAGCAAATGACACAGCCTGCACCGCTTGCTTTCCTGATGTAAAATGACTTGCACCAAAATGTGCAGAACAGGTTATGTGAGTAGGTATCCACTCCGAACATTTTAATTCTGAGAAAATGTTCTCTAGGAGTCCCTAGAAAATATAAACACTCAGAACAATATTCACCCATAAACCACAATGAGGAGGAAGTTCCATCTCAGGCGCAGAAAAGGTTTCTCTGGAGGAAACATGGCAAGCCATTAACAACGATGAAGTCTGTAGAGAGAAGCTCGACTTCAGGCGGGGGTTCGGGTCAGGGGGACACAACTCACTCTATTGCCCTCACTCCTCTCGTTGCTTTAAACGGTCTCCATGGAGCTCACCTGCATTCCTGGGCATTCCTCACATTCATTCCTCTACAGCCCACTTCACTTCCTTATGGGGTAAAACAAGTCAAACGGGCCAAGTTTCCGAGTCACTCGACTCAACCTGGAAGCTCTGTGCTGTCGGCCATGGCAGTCACTCGCCTCGTGCAGCCCCTGAGCACGTGAGACAGGCTGGTGCAACACTAGATGTGGAAATCACACAGAAGATTTCAAGACTCACAGTGAAAGAAGGATGTCAAGGAGCCCATTGGGTTTTAGGAAATTTTTGATTGTGTAGGTGGCTCGTATTATCTTTCTGACGCACAGCACAGTCCACGTGAAGGGCTCACGCTTTGTCTCAGCTTTCAGGTGATCCCAGAAAGGACTACTCAGAATTCTGAACCACACATAACAGCCACACACTCTAAATTCAACTATAATGCAAACACATTCAGTGTTCAAAACCAGAAATGCTATACGTGTTACAGCAGTGGATTAGCATAAGGAAAATGTAACTTGACTTCTGCTAAgcatctgctcaaactcatgtccattgagttggtgatgccatccaaccatctcatcctctgtcatccactctcttcctgccttcaatctttcccagcatcagggtcttttccaatatgaaaattcatattaaaaaactggaaataattacctcaagcattttttaaatgtaataacaAAGTTGGCAAGGCTGTGTTTTATAAAATGAGCATCAATTCAATTTCAAGGTTTAAAAAGCTGTTTTAGAATCTACTGTataaagaaatggagagaagaaTGATCTAGTTGAGATTGGCTTTGTGTTAAAAATTGCTGAGATTAATTGATGGGTCATGGGTATTTATTATACTACTCCATCCACTTTTGtgcatgtttgaaattttccattgtaatacatttaaaaacagtttattttctgttagaacagagtcttctccagcaacacaattcgaaagcatcagttcttcagggctcagccttctttatggtccaattctcacacccatccgtgactactggaaaaaccatagctttgactatatggatctttgtcagcaaagtgatgtctctacttttcaatatgctgtctatgtttgtcatagctttccaaggagcaagcagtttttaatctcatggctgcagtcaccgtctgcagtgatttttgagcccaaggaaataaaacctgtcacaGCTTCCACAATAAGGCATCGGCattcaaagatttttaaagcaaaacaaaagttgACTTTGAATTGGCTTAGTCATAAACAGCATCCTGATCTCAACAGCCTCTGAACAGCAGTTCTGAAAGTAAGGAAGAGCACCCCTGATC
This window harbors:
- the LOC101906502 gene encoding liprin-alpha-1-like isoform X1 → MAQAFESDEGVSDGEGDRVNLFSSATQLSPSGQADAKTLTMMLQEQLDAIKEEIRLIEEEKENTEQRAEETESREGRGSLGSLRRFKSVSSLNLLPTSSHTSSCLPLPKPRRRRHSLAQEGDQLGIMTLGDTRSSLSEDQGVLYGNHCERMTLELRLPAIREEVGDDKTTIKCETSTPALPLSLRLGRLHTGALRTATHEDLRDAHKLTPVGAFFLILVEVCPARGMFLTVMALCLSARQALRTAPGTTPAAAPAGRTRCTKPQRKRASIKSSISLLVSQEGKGPA
- the LOC101906502 gene encoding liprin-alpha-1-like isoform X2 — translated: MAQAFESDEGVSDGEGDRVNLFSSATQLSPSGQADAKTLTMMLQEQLDAIKEEIRLIEEEKENTEQRAEETESREGRGSLGSLRRFKSVSSLNLLPTSSHTSSCLPLPKPRRRRHSLAQEGDQLGIMTLGDTRSSLSEDQGVLYGNHCERMTLELRLPAIREEVGDDKTTIKCETSTPALPLSLRLGRLHTGALRTATHEDLRDAHNSTGSQDSPGNNPSSGTSRQDSLHKAPKKKGIN